One Mycobacterium kubicae genomic window carries:
- a CDS encoding serine hydrolase domain-containing protein yields MTVDIGVNRRAVPSHDGPDAGHRVFGTADSNFGCVIRAFSSLFPGRRFGGGALAVYLDGQPVVDVWTGWADRAGQRPWTADTAPMVFSATKGMAATVIHRLHDRGLIDYDVPVAEYWPEFAANGKSQLTVREVMRHRAGLSGLRGATQEDLLDHLVMEQRLAAAPPGRLLGKPAYHALTFGWLMSGLARAVTGKGMRTLFREELAEPLGAEGIHLGRPPAESPTKVAQIIMPQSMPGHPAVNYAVHKAASRLSGGFRSMYFDGVMAAVRGEIPLLDAEMPAANGVVTARALARMYGAIANGGEIDGIQFLSRDLVAGLTGRKSLRRDANLFLPLSFHLGYHCLPFGNVMPGFGHVGMGGSVGWADPATGMSFAYVHNRLLSPFFALDHAGLATLGNLIRQGAKRARRRGFDAITEFGSPLSEPGAVAG; encoded by the coding sequence GTGACGGTAGACATAGGAGTCAATCGCCGCGCGGTCCCTTCCCACGACGGCCCTGACGCAGGTCATCGTGTGTTCGGCACGGCGGACTCAAACTTCGGTTGCGTCATTCGTGCCTTCTCCAGCTTGTTTCCCGGTCGTCGGTTCGGCGGCGGCGCTCTGGCTGTCTACCTCGACGGCCAACCGGTCGTCGACGTGTGGACCGGGTGGGCAGATCGTGCCGGTCAGCGGCCGTGGACGGCAGACACTGCCCCGATGGTGTTCTCGGCGACCAAGGGCATGGCCGCTACGGTCATTCATCGCCTGCACGATCGCGGACTGATCGACTACGACGTCCCGGTCGCCGAGTACTGGCCGGAGTTCGCCGCCAACGGCAAGTCACAGTTGACCGTGCGCGAGGTGATGAGACACCGCGCCGGCTTGTCGGGGCTGCGCGGCGCCACCCAAGAAGACTTGCTGGATCACCTGGTGATGGAACAACGACTGGCCGCAGCGCCGCCGGGACGGCTGCTGGGCAAACCCGCCTACCACGCGCTGACGTTCGGCTGGCTGATGTCCGGGCTGGCCCGTGCGGTCACCGGCAAGGGCATGCGCACGCTGTTCCGCGAAGAGCTCGCCGAGCCGTTGGGCGCCGAAGGCATCCATCTGGGCCGGCCACCCGCCGAATCGCCGACCAAGGTCGCGCAGATCATCATGCCGCAGAGCATGCCGGGGCACCCGGCGGTCAACTATGCCGTCCACAAAGCCGCCTCCCGGTTGTCCGGCGGCTTCCGCTCCATGTACTTCGACGGCGTCATGGCCGCGGTGCGGGGCGAGATCCCGCTGCTCGATGCGGAAATGCCGGCTGCCAACGGCGTGGTGACCGCTCGTGCGCTGGCGCGGATGTACGGGGCGATCGCCAACGGCGGCGAGATCGACGGCATCCAGTTCTTGTCCCGTGACCTGGTTGCGGGGCTGACCGGTCGCAAGAGTTTGCGCAGAGACGCAAACCTGTTCTTGCCGTTGTCGTTCCACCTGGGCTACCACTGCCTGCCATTCGGCAATGTGATGCCCGGGTTCGGACATGTCGGGATGGGCGGATCGGTCGGCTGGGCGGATCCGGCAACCGGGATGTCGTTCGCCTACGTGCACAACCGGTTGCTGTCGCCGTTCTTCGCCCTGGATCACGCGGGCCTGGCCACGCTGGGTAACTTGATTCGCCAAGGGGCCAAGCGCGCTCGTAGGCGCGGCTTCGATGCGATCACCGAGTTCGGGTCGCCGCTGAGTGAGCCGGGAGCCGTCGCCGGCTGA
- the rfbG gene encoding CDP-glucose 4,6-dehydratase has product MHYLITGHTGFKGPWLALLLLSRGHRVSGLALNPTPRSLFERAGIADHLVCDLRVDIRDAPATAAAVSAAAPDVVLHLAAQSLVRESYRNPRYTYETNAMGTLNVLEAVAATPSVRAHLVITTDKVYRNVDQEAGYVETDPLGGDDPYSASKAMADLLSQSWIRSFPGSPTAIARAGNVIGGGDVSPDRLFPDLMTAYANGRAPLLRFPRAVRPWQHVLDCLNGYLTLADALLAGSGLGEWNFGPGRDSFVEVGQVATLAAELWGGGAHWERQPGEHPHEANLLALDSTKAHRELAWRNRLGFRDAVGWTVDWYRRVHAGEDPLAVTQQQIAAFENLE; this is encoded by the coding sequence GTGCACTACCTGATCACCGGGCACACCGGATTCAAAGGACCGTGGCTCGCGCTGCTTCTGCTCAGCCGCGGACACCGGGTGTCCGGGCTCGCGCTGAATCCGACCCCACGCAGCTTGTTCGAGCGAGCCGGGATCGCCGATCACCTTGTTTGCGACTTGCGGGTCGACATCAGGGACGCCCCGGCCACCGCGGCCGCGGTGTCGGCGGCGGCTCCGGACGTTGTCCTGCACTTGGCCGCCCAATCATTGGTCCGGGAGTCCTACCGCAATCCGCGCTATACCTACGAGACCAACGCGATGGGCACGCTGAACGTGCTGGAGGCCGTTGCGGCGACCCCGTCCGTGCGCGCGCACCTCGTCATCACCACCGACAAGGTCTACCGCAACGTCGATCAGGAGGCCGGCTACGTCGAAACCGACCCCCTGGGCGGCGACGATCCCTACAGTGCGTCGAAGGCAATGGCCGATCTGTTGAGCCAATCCTGGATCCGTAGCTTTCCCGGCTCCCCTACCGCAATCGCCCGCGCGGGCAACGTCATTGGCGGCGGCGACGTCAGTCCCGATCGGCTCTTTCCGGACCTGATGACCGCTTACGCGAATGGTCGAGCCCCGCTGTTGCGGTTCCCGCGCGCAGTGCGGCCCTGGCAGCACGTGCTCGACTGCCTCAACGGCTACCTCACCTTGGCCGACGCGCTGTTAGCCGGCTCTGGGTTGGGCGAGTGGAATTTCGGGCCGGGCCGCGACAGCTTCGTGGAGGTGGGTCAGGTGGCCACGCTGGCTGCCGAGCTGTGGGGCGGCGGCGCCCACTGGGAACGCCAACCCGGTGAGCACCCGCATGAGGCGAACCTGCTGGCTCTCGACAGCACCAAGGCCCATCGGGAGCTGGCCTGGCGCAACCGACTTGGCTTCCGCGACGCGGTGGGCTGGACTGTCGACTGGTACCGACGCGTGCACGCCGGCGAGGACCCGCTAGCGGTCACCCAGCAACAGATCGCGGCATTCGAAAACCTCGAATGA
- a CDS encoding nucleotide sugar dehydrogenase: protein MTTQPTERVCIIGGAGHVGLPLALVLADEGFHVDILDTNAAALKSIMAGRMPFVENGAEELLKRLLPTGRISATTDSWAVRNSDIVICVVGTPVDEYLTPQAHTFFRIIDEISPYFRDGQTLILRSTVYPGLSQRVNDMFRQRGIGVHVTFCPERIAQGHSIRELRMIPQIISGFDEEGRRIVRDFFSRITSEIIEVEPQEAELAKLFCNSYRYIQFAVANQFYLLSREAGLDFNRVHHAATYKNGRVDSMPKAGLAAGPCLLKDTMQLAAFSNNNFMLGHAAMLINEGQPQFIVNMLKRRVDLRDKTVGILGMTFKADCDDTRDSLSFKLRHLLMLEAKKVMLHDPFLEGPDYYPLDAVLGRADVIVVGVPHSIYRGVQIQPGKVVEDVWGCLDVSQVEEGNANATPLATLGTGAAAK, encoded by the coding sequence ATGACAACTCAACCCACAGAACGAGTCTGCATCATCGGCGGTGCCGGACACGTCGGGCTCCCGCTGGCGCTGGTGCTTGCCGACGAGGGGTTCCACGTCGACATCTTGGATACGAACGCGGCTGCTTTGAAGTCCATCATGGCCGGCCGGATGCCGTTCGTTGAAAACGGGGCCGAGGAGCTACTGAAACGTCTGTTGCCGACCGGACGAATCTCGGCGACCACCGACTCCTGGGCAGTCAGAAACTCCGACATCGTGATCTGCGTCGTCGGTACGCCGGTCGACGAATACCTAACACCGCAGGCGCACACGTTCTTTCGCATCATCGACGAGATCAGCCCCTACTTCCGCGACGGACAGACGCTGATACTGCGCAGCACCGTGTACCCGGGACTGAGCCAACGCGTGAACGACATGTTCCGGCAGCGGGGGATCGGCGTCCACGTCACCTTCTGCCCGGAGCGCATCGCCCAAGGCCACTCCATACGGGAGCTCCGGATGATCCCTCAGATCATCAGTGGCTTCGACGAGGAGGGGCGCCGGATCGTCCGCGACTTCTTCTCCCGCATCACCAGCGAGATCATCGAGGTGGAACCGCAGGAAGCCGAGCTGGCCAAGCTGTTCTGCAACAGCTACCGCTATATCCAATTCGCGGTCGCCAACCAGTTCTACCTGCTCAGCCGGGAAGCCGGACTGGACTTCAACCGCGTTCACCATGCGGCTACCTACAAGAACGGTCGCGTCGACAGTATGCCGAAAGCCGGGCTGGCGGCCGGCCCCTGCCTGCTCAAGGACACCATGCAGCTCGCCGCGTTCAGCAACAACAACTTCATGCTGGGACACGCGGCCATGCTGATCAACGAAGGCCAGCCACAATTCATCGTCAATATGCTCAAGCGTCGAGTTGACCTGCGGGACAAGACCGTTGGCATCCTCGGTATGACGTTCAAGGCTGATTGTGATGACACCCGTGACTCGCTCAGCTTCAAACTGCGGCACCTGCTGATGTTGGAAGCGAAGAAAGTGATGCTGCACGATCCATTCCTGGAGGGGCCGGACTACTACCCCCTGGACGCCGTGCTTGGTCGCGCCGATGTGATCGTCGTCGGAGTGCCACACTCGATCTACCGGGGCGTGCAGATCCAGCCGGGCAAGGTCGTCGAAGATGTCTGGGGTTGTTTGGACGTGAGCCAGGTCGAGGAAGGCAATGCCAACGCGACCCCACTGGCGACGCTGGGCACCGGAGCCGCGGCCAAGTGA
- a CDS encoding NAD-dependent epimerase/dehydratase family protein, with protein sequence MRVLVTGSAGFINGYVVDELLRAGHEVVGIDNYSKYGKVKKSYDDHPNYHFVEGDVKDIDLMFRLVEGCDQMVASAARIGGITYFHEYAYDLLAENERIAAAHFDTAIYAYRKGWLKKINVISSSMVFENASVFPTPEKHITECPPPTSTYGFQKLACEYFAHGAYEQYGLPYTIIRPFNCVGTGEQRALGGREIPSGNVKLAMSHVVPDLIQKVAKGQDPLHVLGDGTQVRHYTYGGDLARGIRTCMEHPAALNSDFNLSTPEATTVLELAEVIWKKMRPDTPFRYESDPPFEHDVQLRSPDVQKASEMLGFEARTTLDSMLDEVIPWIVDAVEAGTI encoded by the coding sequence GTGAGAGTTCTCGTAACGGGTAGCGCGGGGTTCATCAACGGCTACGTCGTCGACGAGTTGCTCCGGGCCGGGCACGAGGTCGTCGGAATCGACAACTACTCGAAGTACGGCAAAGTCAAGAAGAGCTATGACGATCACCCGAACTATCACTTCGTCGAGGGAGACGTCAAAGACATCGATCTGATGTTCCGCCTGGTCGAGGGGTGCGACCAGATGGTGGCGAGTGCGGCTCGTATCGGCGGCATCACCTACTTCCACGAGTATGCCTACGACCTGCTAGCCGAAAATGAACGCATCGCCGCGGCCCACTTCGACACGGCGATATACGCCTACCGCAAGGGCTGGCTCAAGAAGATCAACGTGATCAGCTCGTCGATGGTGTTTGAGAACGCCTCCGTGTTCCCGACGCCGGAGAAGCACATCACCGAATGCCCGCCGCCGACAAGCACTTACGGGTTTCAGAAGCTGGCCTGTGAATACTTCGCGCATGGTGCGTATGAACAGTACGGTCTGCCCTACACGATAATCCGGCCCTTCAACTGCGTCGGCACGGGCGAACAGCGGGCACTTGGTGGGCGCGAAATCCCCAGTGGCAATGTCAAATTGGCGATGAGTCACGTGGTACCGGACCTCATTCAGAAAGTCGCAAAGGGTCAAGACCCGTTGCACGTCCTCGGCGACGGCACCCAGGTGCGGCACTACACCTATGGTGGTGACCTGGCTCGCGGCATCCGCACCTGCATGGAACACCCTGCCGCGCTGAACAGCGATTTCAACCTTTCCACGCCGGAGGCCACCACGGTCTTGGAGCTGGCCGAAGTCATCTGGAAGAAGATGCGCCCCGACACCCCGTTCCGCTATGAAAGTGACCCGCCGTTCGAACACGACGTGCAGTTACGCTCGCCGGATGTGCAGAAAGCATCCGAGATGCTCGGGTTCGAGGCGAGGACCACACTCGATTCCATGCTGGACGAAGTCATACCCTGGATCGTCGACGCCGTTGAGGCCGGGACCATCTGA
- a CDS encoding glycosyltransferase, whose amino-acid sequence MHIAGKPDLGELYRNRFGHALESRSAIWAVLVRDFFQAWIRRSDTVVDLGCGYGEFLNHVSAARRIGVDLNPDSAGMLETGIEFHHGPADDLSFLDEASVDVVFTSNLLEHLRSKEDVERTIAEARRVLKPGGHLIAMGPNIRYVPGDYWDFWDHNVPISDRSLTELLESCHFEITNSYDRFLPYTSASPLPQAPILVRMYLRTQLAWPILGKQFVIRARKVQDPTAIDQRLVSVVIPVYNEGENIQLCIRRLTEALTDMEHELLVCYDFDEDSTLAALAAMPDKPATVRLVRNSLGKGVANALIAGFAAARGDVIVTSMADLSDPPSVIPLMAAKIREGADVVSGSRYMPGGSQTGGPRLKTLMSRTAGLSLHYVGGVPTHDATTNFRAYSHRFLQQVPVESVRGFEVGLELTTKAHLLGYRVDEIPSSWEDRTAGESKFDLVGWLPAYLHWYGLAMRRPVLRLAGGGLASLGAAGLLRRRQRGDRRK is encoded by the coding sequence ATGCACATTGCGGGTAAGCCCGACCTCGGGGAGCTCTACCGCAACCGCTTCGGCCATGCCCTCGAATCGCGTTCGGCGATCTGGGCCGTGCTGGTTCGCGACTTCTTTCAAGCCTGGATCCGGCGCAGCGATACCGTCGTAGACCTCGGTTGTGGCTACGGCGAATTCCTCAACCACGTGAGCGCTGCCCGCCGCATCGGTGTCGACTTGAATCCGGACAGCGCCGGCATGCTCGAGACGGGCATCGAATTCCACCACGGCCCAGCCGATGACCTGTCGTTCCTGGACGAGGCGTCGGTGGACGTCGTCTTCACCAGCAACTTGCTCGAACACCTGCGAAGCAAGGAAGACGTCGAGCGCACAATCGCCGAAGCCCGTCGAGTGCTCAAGCCCGGTGGCCACCTGATCGCCATGGGACCGAACATTCGCTATGTCCCCGGCGACTACTGGGACTTCTGGGATCACAATGTGCCGATCAGCGATCGTTCGCTTACCGAGCTGCTCGAGTCGTGTCACTTCGAGATCACCAACAGCTATGACCGCTTTCTGCCTTACACGTCGGCATCCCCGCTGCCGCAAGCGCCGATTCTGGTGCGAATGTATCTGCGTACCCAGCTCGCTTGGCCCATCCTCGGCAAGCAGTTCGTGATTCGCGCTCGTAAAGTGCAGGATCCCACCGCGATTGATCAGCGTCTGGTAAGCGTGGTGATTCCGGTCTACAACGAGGGCGAGAACATCCAGCTCTGCATCAGGCGACTCACCGAGGCCTTGACGGACATGGAGCACGAACTGCTCGTTTGCTACGACTTCGACGAAGACAGCACCCTCGCGGCATTGGCCGCCATGCCCGACAAGCCCGCGACGGTGCGATTGGTGCGCAACTCGTTGGGCAAGGGTGTGGCTAATGCGCTCATCGCCGGATTCGCGGCCGCACGTGGTGATGTCATCGTCACCAGCATGGCTGACCTGTCTGATCCGCCGTCGGTGATTCCGTTGATGGCGGCCAAGATTCGCGAGGGCGCTGACGTCGTCAGCGGTTCGCGCTACATGCCTGGCGGGTCACAGACTGGCGGTCCGCGTTTGAAGACACTGATGTCGCGCACGGCCGGGCTGAGTCTGCACTACGTCGGCGGAGTGCCGACGCACGATGCCACCACGAACTTTCGCGCCTACAGCCACCGATTTCTTCAGCAGGTCCCGGTCGAGAGTGTGCGTGGCTTCGAAGTGGGATTGGAGCTAACGACCAAGGCTCACCTCCTCGGGTATCGAGTCGATGAGATCCCCAGCAGTTGGGAGGATCGCACCGCGGGGGAAAGCAAATTCGATCTGGTGGGCTGGTTGCCCGCGTATCTGCATTGGTATGGGCTGGCCATGCGCCGTCCCGTGCTGCGCTTGGCTGGCGGAGGTCTCGCCTCGTTAGGGGCAGCAGGCCTCTTGCGGCGACGTCAGCGCGGTGACCGCCGGAAGTGA
- a CDS encoding acyltransferase family protein: MIAVEGVSRAEGRAPGDNRRFDIQGLRAVAVLLVVAYHGGFPVPGGFVGVDVFFVISGFVITGMIDREHRATGRFKFGRFYLRRFKRLTPALSLMVGVTMVLAFCLLSPFVIQQVTAQTGMGAMLLVANFAIAQNTGGYFDAAAELNPLLHTWSLSVEEQFYLVFPAILLLGWVLTQRGHRRVPWTIVLVSAAALISFSLAMAGPDALGSSSAKFLVGFYGPVSRAWEFGAGALLAYSTTRFALGSDRRAQYLAWLGAALLVASAWFINGHTPFPGPWTTLPVVGTLFVIAAGTHQTPVVTRVLALPAVVKIGDWSYSIYLWHWPFRVFADHLWPEVPYAVPLATTLSIVPAVASYRWLEQPFRRLPPQSRSRTTALIAAVLCPSLLLAAGLHVGANDYWKPRYKSGAVPVIHPGDIEWTDFYTYLRDTYYPCSDQALRDIAYNWEGITRCRQSKPGTHIDVAAVGDSHAEQLFLGLAEALPDKNVVYYIRELPVRSIRGMDLIIDHVAADPGIKTVIVTAEWSFRGVPDQLAKTFETFTSKGKSVFVTDDVPTFPFDAVACKYRLSPVLPFSKCSEDLKLFRSAHDRYGPLLKKAADEVPGVQLLNTAQYFCDDSVCSMNKGQALLYRDTNHVNNIGSRYLVDRMLVDYPQLSTALGRR; this comes from the coding sequence GTGATTGCCGTGGAAGGTGTGTCTCGGGCCGAGGGCCGTGCTCCTGGCGACAACCGGCGGTTCGACATCCAAGGGCTTCGCGCAGTCGCGGTCCTCCTAGTCGTCGCCTACCACGGCGGGTTCCCGGTGCCAGGGGGATTTGTCGGTGTTGATGTCTTCTTCGTGATCTCTGGCTTCGTGATCACCGGCATGATCGACCGAGAGCACCGAGCAACCGGGCGTTTCAAATTCGGCCGCTTCTATCTCAGGCGGTTCAAACGCCTCACCCCTGCTTTGTCGCTCATGGTTGGCGTGACGATGGTGCTGGCGTTTTGCCTACTGTCGCCTTTCGTCATCCAGCAGGTCACGGCGCAAACGGGCATGGGCGCCATGCTTCTCGTTGCGAACTTTGCGATCGCCCAGAACACCGGCGGCTATTTCGATGCGGCGGCGGAACTCAACCCGCTTTTGCACACCTGGTCACTGTCCGTTGAAGAGCAGTTCTACCTTGTATTTCCGGCGATTCTGCTGCTCGGTTGGGTGCTCACTCAACGCGGACACCGACGCGTGCCATGGACGATAGTCCTTGTCAGCGCGGCTGCTCTCATCTCTTTCTCCTTAGCAATGGCGGGCCCCGACGCACTCGGTTCATCCTCCGCGAAATTTCTCGTGGGTTTTTACGGCCCGGTCTCCCGGGCGTGGGAGTTCGGCGCAGGTGCGCTTCTCGCCTACTCCACCACGAGATTTGCTTTGGGATCCGACAGACGTGCCCAATACCTCGCGTGGCTGGGCGCGGCGTTGCTCGTCGCATCTGCGTGGTTCATCAACGGACACACGCCATTTCCCGGGCCGTGGACCACGCTTCCCGTCGTCGGGACACTTTTTGTGATCGCCGCTGGCACGCACCAGACACCCGTGGTCACTCGTGTCCTTGCACTCCCCGCCGTCGTCAAGATCGGAGACTGGTCCTACTCGATCTATCTCTGGCACTGGCCTTTCCGGGTTTTCGCCGATCACCTCTGGCCGGAAGTGCCGTATGCCGTTCCCCTAGCGACAACATTGTCCATTGTGCCCGCGGTCGCGTCCTACCGGTGGCTTGAACAACCGTTCCGGCGGCTGCCGCCACAATCGCGTAGCCGAACCACTGCGCTCATCGCCGCTGTGCTTTGCCCATCTCTCCTACTCGCAGCGGGTCTACATGTCGGCGCCAATGACTACTGGAAGCCGCGGTATAAGTCCGGCGCCGTACCCGTTATCCACCCGGGGGACATCGAGTGGACGGACTTCTACACCTATCTGCGCGACACCTACTACCCGTGCTCGGATCAGGCGTTGCGAGACATCGCCTACAACTGGGAAGGCATCACGCGCTGCCGGCAGTCCAAGCCCGGCACTCACATCGACGTTGCCGCCGTCGGTGATAGCCACGCCGAGCAATTGTTTCTTGGCTTGGCCGAGGCGCTTCCCGACAAAAACGTCGTGTACTACATCAGAGAACTTCCGGTCAGATCGATACGCGGGATGGACCTGATCATCGACCATGTCGCGGCAGACCCGGGGATAAAGACGGTGATCGTCACTGCGGAGTGGTCTTTCCGCGGTGTACCTGATCAGCTGGCGAAGACTTTTGAGACGTTCACCTCGAAAGGAAAATCCGTCTTCGTCACCGATGACGTCCCTACCTTCCCCTTCGACGCAGTTGCTTGCAAATACCGCCTTTCTCCGGTCCTGCCGTTTTCCAAATGCAGCGAGGACCTCAAGCTGTTTCGAAGCGCCCATGACAGATATGGCCCGCTACTCAAGAAGGCGGCGGACGAGGTGCCGGGAGTGCAACTGTTGAACACAGCGCAGTACTTCTGCGACGATTCGGTGTGCAGCATGAACAAGGGTCAAGCACTCCTGTACCGAGACACCAACCATGTCAACAACATTGGCAGCAGGTATCTGGTAGATCGGATGCTTGTCGATTACCCGCAGCTCAGTACGGCGCTAGGTCGAAGGTAA
- a CDS encoding class I SAM-dependent methyltransferase has product MTALYDDRFYADQRGMSTSSASVVVPIIQEIADPHSVLDVGCGVGTWISVWTAAGVSDVNGVDGNYVNRALLEIPPDQFVSHDLTKPLDMGRRYDLVTCLEVAEHLPPASAPVLVESLVRHADVIVFSAAVPGQGGTGHVNEQWPSYWAEHFAEFGFRPFDVFRDRIWFNERVEWWYRQNCLLFATDKAALRLRLASIAGPLDVVHPLLYQRGAARPLSLHARLTVKAQAGIKAVKDARLRRTLRGIKRS; this is encoded by the coding sequence ATGACCGCGCTATATGACGACCGCTTCTATGCCGATCAGCGCGGCATGTCGACCTCGTCGGCCAGTGTAGTTGTACCCATAATCCAGGAAATCGCCGATCCCCATTCTGTACTTGATGTGGGCTGCGGTGTGGGTACATGGATTAGCGTTTGGACAGCCGCCGGGGTCAGCGACGTGAACGGCGTTGACGGTAACTATGTAAACAGAGCCTTGCTTGAAATTCCGCCCGATCAATTCGTAAGCCACGATTTAACAAAACCCTTAGATATGGGTCGGAGATATGACTTGGTCACTTGCCTCGAAGTGGCCGAGCACTTGCCGCCCGCATCGGCGCCCGTCCTGGTCGAATCACTTGTGCGCCACGCCGACGTAATCGTATTTTCCGCCGCAGTTCCCGGTCAAGGTGGTACTGGACATGTCAATGAGCAGTGGCCGTCATACTGGGCCGAGCACTTCGCAGAGTTCGGATTTCGGCCATTTGACGTGTTTCGCGATCGCATATGGTTCAACGAGCGAGTTGAGTGGTGGTACCGACAAAACTGTCTTCTGTTTGCGACAGACAAAGCTGCGCTGAGGTTACGGCTTGCGTCTATTGCCGGCCCTTTGGACGTGGTCCATCCTCTGTTATATCAACGCGGCGCCGCGAGGCCCCTCTCACTTCATGCCCGACTAACAGTCAAGGCCCAGGCAGGAATAAAGGCTGTTAAGGACGCGCGACTGCGCCGTACTCTGCGGGGGATCAAACGGTCCTAA
- a CDS encoding glycosyltransferase, protein MSIVSTTYNQEAYVRRTFDGVLAQRTDFPVEFVVSDDASTDATPAIIREYAEQHPQLFKPIFRTENVGYKTNLIGAFAATRGEYIAWCEGDDYWIDPTKLTKQASYLDQHPETAVCFHPVRVSWEGGVAEDYEFPPLDWRFDLSLEWLLRRNFIQNNSVMYRRLARYDDVPAAGACFDYYLHLLHAIHGGIVMLPDTMAVYRRHPEGMFTDAVVDRRKFWLTHAPGHAATFDVMIDLFADDPDREEILGEQVDRILSEIAGIPGPEGRAVLLQTIAEHPKFAMVALRYRCAQPRWRRLKNKLSYEVSGFRARAYVNSGQVIRRIGRGMRREDSYADR, encoded by the coding sequence GTGAGTATCGTGTCGACCACCTACAATCAAGAGGCCTACGTCCGCCGAACCTTCGACGGAGTTCTCGCGCAGCGGACCGACTTCCCTGTCGAATTCGTAGTGTCTGATGATGCTTCGACCGACGCGACGCCCGCAATAATCCGAGAATACGCAGAGCAGCACCCACAATTATTCAAGCCCATTTTTAGAACCGAGAACGTCGGCTACAAGACAAACTTGATTGGCGCATTCGCGGCCACTCGCGGTGAGTACATCGCGTGGTGCGAGGGTGACGATTATTGGATTGATCCGACGAAGCTAACCAAACAGGCGTCGTACCTCGACCAGCATCCGGAGACGGCAGTCTGTTTCCACCCCGTACGAGTAAGTTGGGAAGGCGGCGTAGCCGAGGATTATGAGTTCCCCCCGCTCGACTGGCGCTTCGATCTGAGCCTGGAATGGTTGCTCAGGCGGAACTTCATTCAGAACAATTCGGTCATGTACCGTCGACTCGCTCGCTATGACGATGTGCCGGCCGCCGGGGCGTGTTTCGATTACTACTTACACTTGCTGCATGCGATCCACGGCGGCATCGTGATGTTGCCAGATACGATGGCAGTATATCGACGCCATCCGGAAGGCATGTTCACTGACGCCGTAGTGGATCGAAGAAAGTTCTGGCTAACCCACGCGCCGGGACATGCTGCGACATTCGACGTGATGATCGACTTGTTCGCTGACGATCCCGACCGAGAGGAAATTCTTGGAGAGCAGGTCGACCGAATTCTCTCCGAGATCGCTGGCATCCCTGGCCCCGAAGGGCGTGCAGTGCTCCTACAGACGATCGCAGAGCACCCGAAGTTTGCAATGGTGGCCCTGCGGTACCGCTGCGCCCAGCCGCGATGGCGGCGCTTGAAAAACAAGCTCTCTTACGAGGTTTCGGGCTTCAGAGCACGCGCCTATGTCAACTCCGGTCAAGTTATTCGTCGTATTGGACGAGGTATGCGTCGTGAGGACTCCTACGCCGACAGGTGA
- a CDS encoding class I SAM-dependent methyltransferase, giving the protein MRQALRELGPQSAVDLYYSLKYAPVRLRNSDKYRVSVAGKCGIEIGGPSVLFKTVLPLYPFVNELDGVNFATDTIWEGKIEHGQAYKYYFKKSGRQFITDATDLGEIKSAHYDFLLSSNCLEHVANPFKALIEWKRVIKEGGVMILVLPNKDSNFDHRRPVTQFQHLLDDFTHDVGEDDLTHLDEILELHDLALDPPAGDLDHFRKRSLRNFENRTLHHHVFDVNLIEKMLEHIGLEVEDVTATDSDFFALASKADET; this is encoded by the coding sequence ATGCGCCAAGCGTTGAGAGAACTCGGACCACAATCGGCGGTCGATCTCTACTACTCCCTCAAATACGCTCCTGTCCGGTTGCGCAATAGCGACAAGTATCGGGTGTCCGTTGCAGGCAAATGCGGCATCGAGATCGGTGGCCCAAGCGTTCTCTTCAAAACTGTTCTGCCGCTGTATCCTTTTGTCAATGAGTTGGATGGTGTGAACTTCGCGACCGATACCATCTGGGAGGGCAAGATTGAACATGGTCAGGCTTACAAGTACTACTTTAAGAAATCAGGCCGTCAGTTTATTACAGACGCCACCGACTTAGGCGAAATCAAGTCCGCCCACTATGACTTTCTGCTTTCATCGAACTGCCTCGAGCATGTCGCGAATCCCTTCAAAGCCCTCATAGAATGGAAACGGGTGATAAAGGAAGGCGGTGTGATGATCTTGGTCCTCCCCAACAAGGACAGCAATTTCGACCACCGGCGTCCGGTTACCCAGTTTCAGCACCTGTTGGACGACTTCACTCATGACGTTGGCGAGGATGATCTTACCCACCTGGATGAAATCTTGGAGCTCCATGATCTGGCCTTAGATCCACCCGCCGGTGACTTAGACCATTTCAGGAAGCGAAGCCTGAGGAACTTCGAGAACCGAACGCTGCATCATCATGTATTCGATGTGAACCTCATAGAGAAGATGCTGGAACACATCGGGTTAGAGGTGGAAGACGTAACAGCCACCGACAGTGACTTCTTTGCCTTGGCAAGTAAGGCTGACGAGACATAG